Proteins found in one Dryobates pubescens isolate bDryPub1 chromosome 1, bDryPub1.pri, whole genome shotgun sequence genomic segment:
- the LOC104305450 gene encoding probable G-protein coupled receptor — protein sequence MASRMGPNTTDSLEPLSIPEQSIAQEVVGLFCMVLLTLIALVANTVVLLVILKTPLLRKFIFVCHLCVVDLLSAIFLMPIGIISSSSCFSRVIYSITECKALIFLNICFISASILTISIISVERYYYIVHPMRYEVKMTIRLAVAGVVFIWVKSILITVLALVGWPQGNGATSASRCTVYWSPGAHKEVFVILFSIACFVLPTVIIFAVYCSVYRVARLASLQHTPAPAQAATPRHRSDSIASQMTIITTRNLPLPRLTPERFLGSNKAILTLVLIVGQFLCCWLPFFAFHLHSSVAGSTVGSGHGEMVVTWTAYSSFAINPFFYGLLNRQIREELARLRRSCLNQPLAQEICLSVSEASVQENFLHFLQRATCTLETHASCISPSPRNRNRLDQTKISIPIPGQAPDESS from the coding sequence ATGGCGAGCCGGATGGGGCCGAACACCACGGACAGCCTGGAGCCACTCTCCATCCCCGAGCAGTCCATAGCCCAGGAAGTGGTGGGCCTCTTCTGTATGGTCCTACTCACCCTCATAGCCCTGGTGGCAAACACTGTGGTGCTGCTCGTCATCCTCAAAACTCCTCTCCTCAGGAAGTTCATCTTTGTCTGCCACCTCTGTGTGGTTGACCTGCTCTCTGCCATTTTCCTCATGCCTATTGGGATTATCTCCAGCtcatcctgcttcagcagggtgaTCTACAGCATTACTGAGTGCAAGGCCTTGATATTCCTGAATATCTGCTTCATCAGCGCCTCCATCCTGACCATCTCCATCATCAGCGTGGAGCGGTACTACTACATTGTCCACCCCATGAGGTACGAGGTCAAGATGACCATCAGGCTGGCGGTGGCTGGAGTGGTCTTCATTTGGGTCAAGTCTATTCTCATCACTGTCTTGGCACTGGTGGGCTGGCCACAAGGCAATGGGGCCACCAGTGCCAGCCGCTGCACAGTctactggagccctggggcccaCAAGGAGGTTTTTGTGATCCTTTTCAGCATCGCCTGCTTTGTTCTGCCCACCGTCATTATTTTTGCTGTCTACTGCAGTGTCTACCGAGTGGCCCGGCTGgcatccctgcagcacacacctgcaccagcacaggcagccacgCCAAGGCACAGGTCTGACTCCATTGCCAGCCAAATGACCATCATCACCACCAGGAACCTGCCGCTGCCCAGGCTGACACCAGAGCGCTTTCTGGGAAGCAACAAGGCCATCCTCACTTTGGTCCTCATTGTGGGGCAGttcttgtgctgctggctgcccttctTTGCCTTCCACTTGCACTCCTCTGTTGCTGGCAGCACGGTGGGCAGTGGGCATGGGGAGATGGTGGTCACCTGGACTGCCTACTCCTCCTTTGCTATCAACCCTTTCTTCTACGGGCTGCTGAACCGGCAGATCCGTGAAGAGCTGGCTCGGCTGCGGCGCAGCTGTCTCAACCAGCCACTGGCCCAGGAGATCTGTCTTTCCGTCTCAGAGGCTTCTGTCCAGGAGAACTTCCTGCACTTCCTCCAGAGAGCAACTTGCACACTGGAGACCCATGCCAGCTGCATTAGTCCCAGCCCCAGGAACAGGAACAGGTTGGACCAGACCAAGATAAGCATCCCTATCCCAGGTCAAGCTCCTGATGAGAGCAgctga
- the PCBP4 gene encoding poly(rC)-binding protein 4 produces the protein MASPDGASGVGGSPEEAELSITLTLRMLMHGKEIGSIIGKKGETVKRIREQSSARITISEGCCPERITTITGSTDAVFRAVSMIAFKLEEDLGPGSDGPAAGRSPVTLRLVIPASQCGSLIGKAGAKIREIRESTGAQVQVAGDLLPNSTERAVTVSGVPDTIIQCVRQICAVILESPPKGATIPYHPGLSLGTFLLSANQGFSMQGQYSGVCPAEMTKLQQLSGHTLPFASLGHAPSMVPGLDASSQSSSQEFLVPNDLIGCIIGRHGSKISEIRQMSGAHIKIGNQTEGSGERHITITGSPVSITLAQYLITACLETAKSTSQVPPGPGSMDLGMGFSQPLAPGSGTALPAVAPAPPALLGTPYAISLSNFIGLKPMSFLALSPSSMAGPNGGTTTYTTKISAANGTKKADRQKFSPY, from the exons ATGGCATCGCCGGATGGAGCCAGCGGTGTGGGCGGGAGCCCCGaggaggcagagctcagcatcaCCCTGACTCTCCGCATGCTCATGCATGGCAAG GAGATTGGCAGCATCATTGGCAAG AAAGGAGAGACTGTTAAGAGGATACGAGAGCAG AGCAGTGCACGCATCACCATCTcagagggctgctgccctgaacgcatcaccaccatcactggCTCCACCGATGCCGTCTTCCGTGCTGTCTCCATGATCGCCTTCAAGCTGGAGGAG GACCTGGGACCAGGGAGCGatgggccagcagcaggccGATCCCCGGTGACACTGCGCCTTGTCATCCCAGCCAGCCAGTGCGGCTCGCTCATCGGCAAGGCCGGAGCTAAGATTCGGGAGATCCGGGAG agcacaggggcacaggtGCAGGTGGCCGGTGACCTTCTGCCCAACTCCACCGAACGAGCTGTCACAGTCTCGGGGGTGCCAGACACCATCATCCAGTGCGTGAGACAGATCTGCGCCGTCATCCTGGAG tCGCCTCCGAAGGGGGCCACCATCCCCTACCACCCTggcctctccctgggcaccttcctgctctctgccaaCCAG GGCTTCTCCATGCAGGGCCAGTACAGTGGGGTCTGTCCGGCAGAG ATGacgaagctgcagcagctgtcaggGCACACGCTCCCCTTTGCCTCCCTGGGCCACGCACCTTCCATGGTGCCAG GCCTGGACgccagctcccagagcagctcccaggagtTCCTGGTGCCCAATGAT CTCATCGGCTGCATCATTGGCCGGCACGGCAGCAAGATCAGCGAGATCCGGCAGATGTCAGGGGCCCACATCAAGATTGGCAACCAGACCGAGGGCTCTGGTGAGCGGCACATCACCATCACAGGGTCCCCTGTCAGCATCACCCTGGCTCAGTACCTCATCACAGCCTG CTTAGAGACGGCCAAATCTACCTCCCAGGTGCCACCAGGCCCTGGCTCCATGGACCTCGGCATGGGCTTCTCCCAGCCCcttgctccaggctctggcacagcactgcccGCCGtagccccagccccccccgccctgctgggcaccccctATGCCATCTCCCTCTCCAACTTCATCGGCCTGAAGCCGATGTCCTTCCTGGCACTGTCCCCATCCTCCATGGCGGGTCCCAACGGTGGAACCACCACCTACACGACCAAGATCTCAGCAGCCAATGGCACCAAGAAAGCCGACCGACAGAAGTTCTCACCCTACTGA
- the LOC104305439 gene encoding putative protein-lysine deacylase ABHD14B isoform X1, with the protein MAAPQLTEGTVTVEGQTLFYRQAQPAQQAPKLTVLLLHGIRFSSETWLQLQTLATLAENGYQAVAIDLPGLGHSKDAKAPAPVGQLAPGSFLKAVLEALSLGPAVVISPSLSGMYSLPFLFQHNHLLKAYVPVAPICTEKFTVEQYAQIKVRPGGRSRETPTLIVYGDQDVELGQTSLNNLQHLPKHQVLVLKGAGHACYLDKPNEWHLKLLAFLQQLE; encoded by the exons ATGGCTGCACCACAGCTGACCGAGGGCACCGTTACGGTGGAAGGCCAAACCCTCTTCTACCGCCaagcccagccagcccagcaggcaccaaagctgacagtgctgctgctgcacggCATCCGCTTCTCCTCTGAGACCTGGCTGCAGCTACAGACGCTTGCCACACTGGCTGAAAACGGCTACCAAGCTGTGGCTATCGACCTACCGG GTCTGGGACACTCAAAGGATGCCAAGGCCCCAGCACCTGTGGGCCAGCTAGCGCCGGGGTCTTTCCTGAAAGCGGTTTTGGAGGCTCTCAGCCTGGGTCCCGCCGTGGTGATCAGCCCGTCGCTCAGCGGCATGTACTcgctgcccttcctcttccagCACAACCACCTGCTGAAGGCTTATGTGCCTGTGGCACCCATCTGCACTGAGAAGTTCACAGTGGAGCAGTATGCACAGATCAAAGTACGGCCTGGAGGGAGATCAAGGGAG acccCCACACTGATCGTGTATGGGGACCAGGATGTGGAGCTAGGGCAGAccagcctgaacaacctgcagcacctccctaagcaccaggtgcTGGTGCTGAAGGGTGCTGGACATGCCTGCTACCTGGACAAGCCCAACGAGTGGCACCTCAAGCTTCTGGCCTTCCTACAGCAGCTGGAGTGA
- the LOC104305439 gene encoding putative protein-lysine deacylase ABHD14B isoform X2, with amino-acid sequence MAAPQLTEGTVTVEGQTLFYRQAQPAQQAPKLTVLLLHGIRFSSETWLQLQTLATLAENGYQAVAIDLPGLGHSKDAKAPAPVGQLAPGSFLKAVLEALSLGPAVVISPSLSGMYSLPFLFQHNHLLKAYVPVAPICTEKFTVEQYAQIKTPTLIVYGDQDVELGQTSLNNLQHLPKHQVLVLKGAGHACYLDKPNEWHLKLLAFLQQLE; translated from the exons ATGGCTGCACCACAGCTGACCGAGGGCACCGTTACGGTGGAAGGCCAAACCCTCTTCTACCGCCaagcccagccagcccagcaggcaccaaagctgacagtgctgctgctgcacggCATCCGCTTCTCCTCTGAGACCTGGCTGCAGCTACAGACGCTTGCCACACTGGCTGAAAACGGCTACCAAGCTGTGGCTATCGACCTACCGG GTCTGGGACACTCAAAGGATGCCAAGGCCCCAGCACCTGTGGGCCAGCTAGCGCCGGGGTCTTTCCTGAAAGCGGTTTTGGAGGCTCTCAGCCTGGGTCCCGCCGTGGTGATCAGCCCGTCGCTCAGCGGCATGTACTcgctgcccttcctcttccagCACAACCACCTGCTGAAGGCTTATGTGCCTGTGGCACCCATCTGCACTGAGAAGTTCACAGTGGAGCAGTATGCACAGATCAAA acccCCACACTGATCGTGTATGGGGACCAGGATGTGGAGCTAGGGCAGAccagcctgaacaacctgcagcacctccctaagcaccaggtgcTGGTGCTGAAGGGTGCTGGACATGCCTGCTACCTGGACAAGCCCAACGAGTGGCACCTCAAGCTTCTGGCCTTCCTACAGCAGCTGGAGTGA
- the LOC104305448 gene encoding protein ABHD14A, translating to MLLARSRLGLLLLGALLTLLLYLLLPAAQHQQRLAGTRPEEGKRGWQAASTTARTGMAGGEHPIFYREVSAASPASGTVRPGRPDVLFLHGQAFTSKTWEALGTLALLAGEGYRAVAIDLPGYGDSPAAEMVATAQTRIAFLDHILQELDLHRPVLVSPSMSGRFALPFLLAQGDQLAGFVPIAPVGTKDYTSEQYQQVQTPTLILCGDRDTSLGPQALQSLRHLPRHRVAVLPDAGHACYLDKPQDFHRALLGFLHQLE from the exons ATGCTACTGGCCCGAAGCCGCCTAGGGCTCCTGCTCCTCGGGGCgctcctcaccctcctcctctACCTCTTGCTCCCGGccgcccagcaccagcagcgcTTGGCAGGCACCCGCCCTGAGGAGGGGAAgcggggctggcaggcagccagcaccacggCACGAACGGGAATGGCTGGGGGAGAGCACCCCATCTTCTACAGGGAGGTTTCCGCAGCGTCCCCGGCCAGTGGCACTGTCAGGCCCGGGAG GCCCGATGTCCTGTTCCTGCATGGCCAAGCGTTCACCTCCAAGACGTGGGAGGCTTTGGGCACGCTGGCATTGCTTGCTGGAGAAGGCTATCGTGCGGTCGCCATAGATCTGCCTG GCTACGGGGATTCTCCCGCAGCGGAAATGGTGGCCACAGCACAGACCCGGATAGCTTTCCTGGACCACATCCTCCAAGAGCTGGATTTGCACAGACCTGTTCTTGTCAGCCCCTCCATGAGTGGCCGCTttgccctgcccttcctcttggcaCAGGGGGACCAGTTGGCTGGCTTTGTGCCTATTGCACCTGTGGGCACAAAGGACTACACATCTGAGCAGTATCAGCAGGTCCAG ACACCCACCTTGATCCTGTGTGGCGACCGTGACACAAGCCTGGGTCCTcaggccctgcagagcctccggcacctccccaggcaccgtGTAGCTGTGCTGCCTGACGCTGGCCATGCCTGCTACCTGGACAAGCCACAGGACTTCCACCGGGCCTTGCTGGGCTTCCTGCACCAGCTGGAGTGA